One Chryseobacterium indoltheticum DNA segment encodes these proteins:
- a CDS encoding iron-containing alcohol dehydrogenase: MLNFEFKNPTKILFGKGEIAKISNEIPKDPKILMIYGGGSIKNNGIYDQVKEALKDHDLHEFGGVPANPEYEVLVNALSFIKENNINYLLAVGGGSVIDGVKFLSAAANYEGEPWEILKKPVRTFEGEGMPFGTILTLPATGSEMNSGYVISRRETNEKLSSGGPGLFPQFSVLDPEVIRSIPKNQIANGIADAYTHVLEQYMTSPSSADLQERIAESILISLQNAAPKVMSDDFDYDAAGNFMWCCTMALNGLIQKGVITDWAVHAMGHELTAYYGIDHARTLAVVAPSHYRYNFDAKKGKLAQYAERVWGITEGSTEEKAKQAIVKLEEFFHSLQIKTKLSDYTQDFAGTAERVEKAFTERNWLGLGENKNLTPQDAYKIVEMSY; this comes from the coding sequence ATGCTTAATTTCGAGTTTAAAAATCCCACAAAAATACTTTTCGGAAAAGGTGAAATTGCAAAAATTTCAAATGAAATTCCTAAAGATCCCAAAATATTAATGATTTATGGTGGCGGAAGCATCAAAAACAATGGTATTTATGATCAGGTAAAAGAAGCTTTAAAAGATCATGACTTGCACGAATTTGGTGGTGTGCCTGCCAATCCGGAATATGAAGTCTTGGTCAATGCTTTAAGCTTTATCAAAGAAAACAACATCAATTATCTTCTTGCTGTTGGTGGCGGATCTGTAATTGACGGCGTTAAATTTCTTTCTGCCGCTGCTAATTACGAAGGCGAGCCTTGGGAAATTCTTAAAAAGCCGGTGCGTACTTTTGAAGGTGAAGGAATGCCTTTCGGAACCATTTTAACTTTACCGGCGACAGGATCTGAAATGAATTCCGGCTATGTAATCTCAAGAAGAGAAACCAACGAAAAACTATCTTCAGGCGGGCCTGGATTATTTCCTCAGTTTTCAGTTTTAGATCCAGAAGTGATCAGATCGATTCCTAAAAATCAGATTGCAAACGGAATTGCAGATGCGTATACTCATGTCTTAGAACAATATATGACCTCGCCTTCTTCAGCAGATCTTCAGGAGAGAATTGCTGAAAGCATTTTGATAAGCCTTCAGAATGCCGCTCCCAAAGTGATGTCTGATGATTTTGATTATGATGCTGCAGGAAATTTTATGTGGTGTTGTACGATGGCTCTCAATGGTTTAATTCAAAAAGGAGTGATTACAGATTGGGCTGTTCACGCAATGGGACACGAATTGACCGCTTATTACGGGATTGATCATGCAAGAACTTTAGCTGTAGTTGCTCCTTCGCATTATCGCTATAATTTTGATGCAAAAAAAGGAAAACTGGCACAATATGCAGAAAGAGTTTGGGGAATTACAGAAGGTAGCACCGAAGAAAAAGCTAAGCAAGCTATCGTAAAATTGGAAGAGTTTTTCCACAGTCTTCAAATTAAGACAAAACTGTCAGATTACACGCAGGATTTTGCAGGAACTGCGGAAAGAGTTGAAAAAGCTTTTACTGAGAGAAACTGGCTGGGTCTGGGTGAAAATAAAAATCTCACTCCTCAAGATGCATATAAAATCGTTGAGATGAGTTACTAA
- a CDS encoding WG repeat-containing protein, whose protein sequence is MKKALFVLMFTSLSVSSFAQYKKVYAYGDYQKNWALVKTSSGTYGFIDQNKKQIVTPIYSKIEKFGNVHPDFAVVKAITDTYGLIDKNGKEIVPTIYHKIGKFDELKKGFALVETVNNKFGFIDSSGKEAISAIYSLDEIKAKLQ, encoded by the coding sequence GTGAAAAAGGCTTTATTTGTTCTCATGTTTACTTCGCTTAGCGTTTCGTCATTTGCTCAATATAAAAAAGTGTATGCTTATGGTGACTATCAAAAAAATTGGGCTTTGGTAAAAACCTCTTCAGGAACTTATGGTTTTATTGATCAAAATAAAAAGCAGATTGTAACGCCAATCTATTCTAAAATTGAAAAATTCGGAAATGTGCATCCTGACTTTGCTGTCGTAAAAGCAATTACGGATACTTATGGGCTCATCGACAAAAACGGAAAAGAAATTGTACCGACAATTTATCATAAAATCGGAAAATTTGACGAACTAAAAAAAGGGTTCGCTTTGGTAGAGACAGTCAACAACAAATTCGGATTTATAGATTCAAGCGGAAAAGAAGCAATTTCAGCAATTTACAGTTTAGATGAAATAAAAGCAAAATTGCAATAG
- a CDS encoding membrane lipoprotein lipid attachment site-containing protein: MKKIFLFLVMAFLFTACAEDCYNAPLPIVFEFVNSNDENLIANGTLTVYSIQDENNVSLQLTKTDDNKVILEKVGAYNGTKNYTFYSSFKVFDFSIQSSEFKGGCDGYQINKLTFTGVDIDVTDENGYYKIVLE, encoded by the coding sequence ATGAAAAAAATATTCCTATTCCTTGTAATGGCTTTTCTTTTCACAGCCTGCGCTGAGGATTGCTATAATGCGCCACTACCCATTGTTTTTGAGTTTGTTAATTCAAACGATGAAAATCTTATTGCCAATGGAACACTTACCGTATATTCAATTCAAGACGAGAATAATGTTAGTCTGCAACTGACTAAAACCGATGATAATAAGGTTATTTTAGAAAAAGTGGGTGCTTATAATGGAACAAAAAATTATACCTTCTACTCTAGTTTCAAAGTTTTCGATTTTTCAATACAGTCTTCAGAATTTAAAGGAGGTTGTGATGGTTATCAAATCAATAAGTTAACGTTTACAGGTGTTGATATTGATGTTACTGACGAAAATGGATATTATAAAATTGTGTTAGAATAA
- a CDS encoding phosphoenolpyruvate carboxylase, producing the protein MIHDQRAEKFRQIVENKFQIYNSLFMSLPYDKMTNIGMLLPFLCEESKIGYEAGKTPEEIVEEFFKNHTDLQTEEQKTELLFKIIQYIERQVVLFDSIEDAAFPNIHSESDNGTVTNMYERSLQDHKLDKIREKLKDFAVKIVFTAHPTQFYPNSVQRILHDLRNAITTDSITSIDMLLQQLGKTPFVNKEKPTPIDEALSIIYYLRYVYYDTIGELFTKIKSTFENEHFHLHEDLIQLGFWPGGDRDGNPFVTADVTKRVAEELHSAILKAYYNNLKSVRRRLSFRGVSDVLTKLSNELYSAIFRNEKITAEDIIKRLEEAEKILVEQHNSLFLDLLVNFKDRVKIFGTHFATLDVRQDSRIHQQVIDTVFAKVFGNNEVSNEDKFNQLIQISDKVNPDDFEDIVKDTLLTVSQVSEIQELNGLRGMNRYIISNSDAVKDVMNVYAFFKVCGYKDEDINMDIVPLFETMEGLANAENVMNELYQNPVYKKHLLKQGNQQTIMLGFSDGTKDGGYLKANWEIYKAKEVLTKLSEENGIKVVFFDGRGGPPARGGGKTHDFYASQGKTIANNKIELTIQGQTITSIFGNKEQAKYNFEQLLTAGVENDVFKNSKKDLTEKERALIIELADLSYQKYSDLKAHPMFVPYLQEMSTLEYYGKTNIGSRPSKRGGDSELRFEDLRAIPFVGSWSQLKQNVPGFFGFGFAMQQMKEQGRFEEVIDLYKGSDFFKTLVLNSMMSMNKSYFPLTYYIKNNPKFGEFWNVLFDEFNLSKNIMLELTGFKQLQEEDPLSRKSVKIRERIVLPLLSIQQYALMKIQKGEGNKEAYEKLVTRSLFGNINASRNSA; encoded by the coding sequence ATGATACACGACCAGCGCGCAGAAAAATTCAGGCAGATCGTTGAAAATAAGTTTCAGATCTACAATTCATTATTTATGAGCCTGCCTTATGATAAAATGACGAATATTGGGATGTTGCTTCCGTTTCTTTGTGAAGAAAGCAAGATCGGTTACGAAGCAGGAAAAACACCTGAAGAAATCGTTGAAGAATTCTTTAAAAATCATACCGATTTACAGACCGAAGAGCAAAAAACCGAGTTGCTTTTTAAAATTATACAATATATTGAAAGACAGGTTGTTTTGTTTGATAGTATTGAAGACGCTGCGTTTCCTAACATTCACTCCGAAAGTGATAACGGAACAGTTACCAATATGTACGAACGATCATTACAGGATCACAAACTCGATAAAATTCGTGAAAAACTAAAGGATTTTGCAGTTAAAATTGTTTTTACAGCTCACCCGACACAGTTTTATCCGAATTCGGTGCAGAGAATTCTTCATGATCTTCGAAATGCGATTACGACAGATTCTATCACCAGTATTGATATGTTACTGCAACAATTGGGTAAAACCCCTTTTGTCAATAAAGAAAAACCGACTCCGATTGATGAAGCTTTGAGCATCATTTATTATCTGAGATATGTGTATTACGATACGATTGGTGAACTTTTCACAAAGATAAAATCAACATTTGAGAACGAGCATTTTCATTTGCATGAAGACCTAATTCAACTAGGTTTTTGGCCTGGAGGTGACCGCGACGGAAATCCTTTTGTTACCGCAGATGTTACGAAAAGAGTAGCGGAAGAATTGCATTCAGCCATTTTAAAGGCTTATTACAATAACCTTAAATCTGTAAGAAGAAGATTAAGTTTCAGAGGAGTTTCTGATGTGTTGACAAAGCTGAGCAATGAATTGTATTCTGCCATTTTTAGAAATGAGAAAATCACTGCGGAAGATATTATTAAAAGATTAGAAGAGGCTGAAAAGATATTAGTTGAACAACATAATTCGCTTTTCCTTGATCTTTTGGTAAACTTCAAAGATCGTGTGAAGATTTTCGGAACTCATTTTGCGACGTTGGATGTTCGACAGGACAGCAGAATTCATCAGCAGGTAATTGACACCGTTTTTGCTAAGGTTTTTGGAAATAATGAGGTGAGCAATGAAGATAAATTCAATCAATTAATTCAAATTTCAGATAAGGTTAATCCTGATGATTTTGAAGATATTGTGAAAGATACGTTATTGACGGTTTCTCAGGTATCAGAAATTCAGGAACTGAACGGATTGAGAGGAATGAATCGATATATTATTTCAAATTCTGATGCCGTGAAAGATGTGATGAATGTATATGCATTTTTCAAAGTTTGCGGTTATAAAGATGAAGATATCAATATGGATATTGTTCCGCTTTTTGAAACCATGGAAGGTCTTGCGAATGCTGAAAATGTTATGAATGAATTGTATCAGAACCCAGTTTACAAAAAGCATCTTTTAAAGCAAGGAAATCAACAAACCATTATGCTCGGTTTTTCAGACGGAACCAAAGATGGAGGTTATTTGAAAGCCAACTGGGAAATTTATAAAGCAAAAGAAGTTCTTACGAAACTTTCTGAAGAAAACGGCATTAAAGTCGTATTCTTCGACGGCAGAGGAGGCCCGCCTGCAAGAGGTGGCGGTAAAACCCACGATTTCTACGCTTCACAAGGAAAAACAATTGCCAATAATAAAATTGAATTAACAATTCAGGGGCAGACGATTACTAGTATTTTCGGGAATAAAGAACAGGCAAAATACAATTTTGAACAGCTTCTAACAGCGGGAGTTGAGAATGATGTCTTCAAAAATTCTAAAAAAGATTTAACTGAAAAAGAAAGAGCTTTAATTATTGAATTGGCTGATCTAAGTTATCAGAAATATTCAGATTTGAAGGCACATCCAATGTTCGTTCCGTATTTGCAGGAAATGAGTACGCTTGAATATTACGGGAAAACCAACATCGGAAGCCGCCCGTCAAAACGGGGTGGCGACAGCGAGCTTAGATTTGAAGATTTAAGAGCGATTCCTTTTGTGGGATCTTGGTCGCAGTTGAAGCAAAATGTTCCAGGATTCTTCGGATTTGGTTTTGCCATGCAGCAGATGAAAGAGCAGGGTAGATTTGAAGAAGTGATTGATCTTTACAAAGGTTCAGACTTCTTTAAAACTTTAGTTTTAAACTCGATGATGAGTATGAACAAATCTTATTTCCCATTAACTTATTACATTAAAAACAATCCCAAATTTGGTGAGTTCTGGAATGTTCTTTTTGATGAATTTAATCTTTCTAAAAACATTATGCTTGAATTGACAGGATTTAAACAGCTTCAGGAAGAAGATCCGTTATCAAGAAAATCTGTTAAAATTCGAGAGAGAATTGTGCTTCCATTATTGAGTATTCAGCAATATGCTTTAATGAAAATCCAGAAAGGAGAGGGTAATAAAGAAGCTTACGAGAAATTGGTGACGCGTTCTTTATTTGGGAATATTAATGCCAGTAGAAATTCGGCCTAA
- a CDS encoding mechanosensitive ion channel family protein — protein sequence MEYGLSYVDTVYKVLQNWYIAFAKLTPKLVVGILVFSLFLLTSKYLSKLAVKIMHKVFPQSKNEGSVITIIGIFRFIIMLMGTFIALEIMGFSGFLWKFIGSLGVAGVIAGVALKDLVSSIFSGMLIGIDKAFKVGDYITIGNHSGTVQDIGFLTTKLITDDGKKAYIPNQVIFNAPFYNITASPQRRIILDFEIPADEDISKAQQGILEVIKKLQNIDKLETAEVNFTNLKQGIFTLQAKFWITTGANMLHVKSEALEKIKKQLDSDHIPLVTPTSINLINQVSEPTNPSDKLGL from the coding sequence ATGGAATATGGCTTAAGCTACGTAGATACAGTATATAAAGTTTTACAAAATTGGTATATCGCATTTGCAAAACTCACTCCAAAACTTGTTGTTGGAATTCTGGTTTTTTCACTCTTTCTTCTTACCAGTAAATATCTAAGTAAGCTTGCCGTAAAAATAATGCACAAGGTTTTCCCTCAAAGCAAGAACGAAGGATCTGTAATTACCATTATTGGAATTTTCCGATTCATTATCATGTTGATGGGAACATTCATTGCCCTTGAAATCATGGGATTCAGCGGTTTCTTATGGAAGTTTATAGGGAGTTTAGGAGTTGCGGGTGTTATTGCGGGTGTTGCGCTGAAAGATCTGGTATCGAGTATATTCTCCGGAATGCTGATCGGGATTGATAAAGCTTTCAAAGTGGGAGATTATATCACAATAGGAAATCACTCGGGAACTGTACAGGACATTGGTTTTTTAACGACAAAATTGATTACAGATGACGGAAAAAAAGCGTACATTCCGAATCAGGTCATCTTTAATGCACCGTTCTATAATATTACGGCTTCACCGCAAAGAAGAATTATTTTAGATTTTGAAATTCCTGCTGATGAAGATATAAGCAAAGCACAGCAAGGTATTTTGGAGGTTATAAAAAAATTACAAAACATCGATAAGCTTGAAACTGCTGAAGTTAATTTCACAAATCTCAAACAAGGGATTTTCACTCTTCAGGCTAAATTCTGGATCACAACCGGAGCCAATATGCTACACGTCAAAAGCGAAGCTTTAGAAAAGATAAAAAAGCAGTTAGACTCAGACCATATTCCTCTGGTTACGCCAACAAGTATCAATTTGATTAATCAGGTAAGTGAACCGACAAATCCTAGTGACAAATTAGGTTTATAA
- a CDS encoding peroxiredoxin yields the protein MSIKLGDTAPNFQVESSLGNIDFYEYLGDSWGILFSHPADFTPVCTTELGFTSKLQSDFEKKNTKVIALSVDGVEDHKKWIDDINETQNTEVKFPIIADKDRKVSEQYDFIHPNASATATVRSLLIIDPDKKVRLIITYPASTGRNFNEINRVLDSLQLVDSHKVATPVNWNDGDDVIIPPSISTEDAKNIFPKGVTEIKPYLRYTPQPNK from the coding sequence ATGTCAATCAAACTAGGAGATACCGCACCCAACTTTCAGGTAGAGTCGTCGTTAGGCAATATTGATTTTTACGAATACTTAGGAGATTCCTGGGGGATTTTGTTTTCGCATCCTGCAGATTTTACTCCGGTTTGTACAACAGAACTAGGTTTTACATCAAAACTACAGTCTGATTTTGAGAAAAAAAACACTAAAGTGATTGCCTTAAGTGTGGATGGAGTAGAAGATCACAAAAAATGGATTGATGATATTAATGAAACGCAAAATACGGAAGTGAAATTTCCGATCATTGCAGATAAAGATAGAAAAGTCTCAGAACAATATGATTTTATTCATCCCAATGCTTCTGCAACTGCAACGGTTCGTTCATTGTTAATTATAGATCCGGATAAGAAGGTGAGATTGATTATTACATATCCCGCTTCTACAGGAAGGAATTTTAATGAAATCAACAGAGTTTTGGATTCTCTTCAGTTGGTAGATTCTCATAAAGTTGCAACCCCTGTAAACTGGAATGACGGTGATGATGTTATTATTCCGCCCTCAATTTCTACAGAAGATGCAAAAAATATTTTTCCTAAAGGTGTCACAGAAATAAAACCATATTTACGATACACACCGCAACCCAATAAATAG
- a CDS encoding TonB-dependent siderophore receptor, whose protein sequence is MKKQIISLGFLIITISVSAQLKNAEADTIRIGTIEDVNIRKTGNPNKATPMSTKSNLTVMETPQPIAIITHDIIEQQQAKQLSDVLQNVNGMYVTSSRGNSQDSFGGRGFALGNDNIFKNGSRVNSGVFPEVSGLERVEVLKGANAMLYGNTAAGGVINMITKKPRFDFGGSVGLNAGSWNSYKPTVDIYGPLTKNIAFRVNGAYEYAESFRDVVQSEKYYFNPSFLFNLSPKSQLIVEADYLKNDFTPDFGIGAIENKDKSYSLNTGLDRSAFLGTDWQYQNVEQVSTNVTFNHKFSENWSLNSTASYQNYTKDYFSTERVQWAYATATPNRLSWNRPLNRTYNEQNYTSAQINLNGEFYTGKINHKVLIGTDADYGVADSYAYYNPDNNKAFGTSYYFGTNGASGINGQPGTIYLDDQSTWASGAMPNSAALSKTRINTRRIGVYAQDFISLTKEFKVIAGLRWSYIENMPTIKTDFKLAKNNIVNPNSTTTKGLVDNSASSDQAISPKAGLVYTPNENLSVFATYTNSFVANVGKERNGEALTPTNIDQYEVGVKKNLWNNALAVNLTVYQILYKNYYQNALDNNGNAVDPTGLTKDFAGQMRSRGVELDITGNPTENLSIIGGVSYNNSVYLDTPEMFGYVEDQRLVRTPATTANGSVFYKFTKIVPGLKVGASVYYIGNRLAGWNDTKTGANSLVVRNGVSRVFEVKDYTTVALSAGYEWKKFMMQAKVGNLFDVENYNVHENYSVNPITPRNFYFTLTYKL, encoded by the coding sequence ATGAAAAAACAAATTATCTCTTTAGGCTTTCTGATTATCACTATATCAGTAAGTGCTCAACTTAAAAACGCAGAAGCTGATACAATCAGAATCGGAACCATTGAAGATGTAAATATTCGCAAGACAGGAAATCCCAACAAGGCGACCCCAATGTCTACAAAATCGAATCTTACGGTAATGGAAACTCCACAACCCATTGCAATCATTACTCATGATATCATTGAGCAACAGCAAGCAAAACAGCTGAGCGATGTTTTGCAAAATGTAAACGGAATGTATGTTACGTCATCAAGAGGAAATTCTCAGGATAGCTTCGGAGGTCGTGGTTTTGCTCTCGGTAATGACAATATATTTAAAAACGGATCAAGAGTTAACAGTGGTGTTTTCCCTGAAGTTAGCGGATTAGAGAGAGTTGAGGTTTTGAAAGGAGCCAATGCGATGCTTTATGGAAATACTGCTGCAGGTGGCGTTATCAATATGATTACAAAAAAACCTAGATTTGATTTTGGCGGAAGTGTTGGTTTGAATGCTGGTAGCTGGAATTCTTACAAACCAACCGTTGATATTTATGGTCCGCTTACAAAGAATATTGCATTCCGAGTAAATGGTGCTTACGAATATGCTGAAAGTTTCAGAGACGTTGTACAGTCTGAAAAGTATTATTTCAATCCTTCATTTTTGTTTAATCTGAGCCCGAAATCTCAATTAATCGTTGAAGCTGATTATCTTAAAAATGATTTCACTCCGGATTTTGGAATTGGCGCTATTGAAAATAAAGATAAAAGCTATTCTTTGAATACTGGGTTAGACAGAAGTGCATTTTTGGGAACAGATTGGCAGTATCAAAATGTAGAGCAGGTTTCTACCAACGTTACTTTTAATCATAAATTTAGTGAAAATTGGTCATTAAATTCTACGGCATCTTATCAGAATTATACTAAGGATTATTTTTCTACAGAAAGAGTTCAGTGGGCTTATGCAACAGCAACTCCTAACCGACTTTCGTGGAACAGACCATTGAACAGAACGTATAACGAACAAAACTATACGTCTGCACAAATAAACCTGAACGGAGAATTCTATACAGGAAAAATCAATCATAAAGTTTTGATCGGTACCGATGCTGATTATGGTGTCGCTGATTCTTATGCTTATTATAATCCTGATAATAATAAAGCTTTTGGCACAAGTTATTATTTTGGTACAAATGGTGCATCAGGTATTAATGGGCAGCCTGGAACTATTTATCTTGATGATCAGTCTACTTGGGCTTCCGGAGCAATGCCAAACTCTGCAGCATTGAGTAAAACAAGAATCAATACCAGAAGAATTGGTGTTTATGCTCAAGATTTTATTAGCTTAACTAAAGAATTTAAAGTAATTGCAGGCTTACGTTGGTCGTATATTGAAAATATGCCTACCATAAAAACTGACTTTAAACTAGCAAAAAATAATATCGTTAATCCAAATTCTACCACAACGAAAGGATTAGTAGATAACTCAGCATCTTCAGACCAGGCAATATCTCCAAAAGCTGGTTTAGTTTATACACCAAATGAAAACCTTTCGGTATTTGCAACGTATACCAATTCATTTGTTGCAAACGTAGGTAAAGAAAGAAACGGAGAAGCATTAACACCTACCAATATTGATCAATATGAAGTTGGTGTAAAAAAGAATCTTTGGAATAACGCATTAGCAGTGAACTTAACAGTGTACCAAATTTTATACAAAAATTACTACCAAAATGCTTTAGATAACAATGGAAATGCTGTAGATCCTACAGGTTTAACAAAAGACTTTGCAGGGCAAATGAGAAGTCGCGGTGTTGAACTTGATATTACAGGAAATCCTACCGAAAACCTATCCATTATTGGAGGAGTTTCTTACAATAATTCTGTTTATCTGGATACCCCCGAAATGTTTGGATATGTAGAAGATCAAAGATTAGTAAGAACACCTGCAACTACGGCTAATGGGTCTGTTTTCTATAAATTTACAAAAATCGTTCCCGGACTTAAAGTGGGAGCAAGTGTATATTATATCGGTAATAGATTGGCTGGCTGGAATGATACGAAAACCGGAGCAAACAGCTTAGTAGTAAGAAATGGAGTGAGCAGAGTTTTCGAAGTGAAAGACTACACAACAGTTGCTCTATCTGCAGGATATGAATGGAAAAAATTCATGATGCAGGCAAAAGTTGGAAACCTGTTTGATGTTGAGAATTATAATGTTCACGAAAACTATTCTGTAAACCCTATTACACCAAGAAACTTTTATTTTACGCTTACCTATAAGCTTTAA
- a CDS encoding Gfo/Idh/MocA family oxidoreductase, with product MQLVKVGLCAFGMSGKVFHAPFLKEHPGFFMSAVVERSKEDSKKKYPDAEIYRSVEEMLENADIEVVVVNTPVQTHFEYVKMALDAGKNVIVEKPFTVTVSEAEELVNLAENKNLFLSVYQNRRFDRDYLQVQKVLAEGKLGNVRETEIRFDRFRTEPSGKEHKENPEQNGSGSMHDLGSHLVDQAVQLFGFPDKLFADVFSMKGEDFANDYFEILFYYKNDLRVRLKSSVFTKEEHFAYKIHGDKGSFLQERTDNQENELAAGTIPAYGKEWMEPLKESDGILTYLNENSETKRVLTSSEFGNYMNYYQQIYEHIVFGYALPSLGNEVVQNMKIIEAALESSKKGKIIELK from the coding sequence ATGCAATTGGTAAAAGTAGGTCTTTGTGCATTTGGAATGAGCGGTAAAGTTTTTCATGCTCCGTTTTTAAAAGAGCATCCCGGTTTTTTTATGTCTGCTGTGGTTGAAAGATCGAAGGAAGATTCTAAAAAAAAATATCCGGATGCAGAAATTTACCGTTCGGTAGAAGAGATGTTAGAAAATGCAGATATTGAGGTTGTGGTTGTAAATACGCCGGTTCAGACTCATTTTGAATATGTGAAAATGGCTTTGGATGCAGGGAAAAATGTAATTGTAGAAAAACCGTTTACCGTTACTGTTTCAGAAGCAGAAGAATTGGTGAATCTGGCCGAAAATAAAAATCTCTTTTTAAGCGTTTATCAAAACAGGAGATTCGATCGCGATTATCTTCAGGTGCAAAAGGTTTTGGCGGAAGGAAAATTAGGAAATGTAAGAGAAACCGAAATCCGTTTTGACAGATTCAGAACAGAACCAAGTGGAAAAGAGCATAAAGAAAATCCTGAGCAAAACGGCTCCGGATCAATGCATGATTTGGGTTCGCATCTGGTTGATCAGGCGGTGCAGCTTTTTGGTTTTCCAGATAAGCTTTTTGCAGATGTTTTTTCAATGAAAGGAGAAGATTTCGCTAACGATTATTTTGAAATTTTGTTTTATTATAAAAATGATTTACGTGTGAGATTAAAATCTTCAGTTTTTACCAAAGAAGAACATTTTGCTTATAAAATTCATGGCGATAAAGGAAGTTTTTTACAGGAGCGTACCGATAATCAGGAAAATGAATTGGCGGCAGGAACGATTCCTGCATATGGAAAAGAATGGATGGAACCTCTGAAAGAATCTGACGGAATCCTTACTTATTTAAATGAAAATTCTGAAACAAAAAGAGTTTTGACTTCAAGTGAATTCGGAAATTATATGAATTATTATCAGCAAATCTACGAACATATTGTTTTTGGATATGCTTTGCCATCTCTTGGAAATGAGGTTGTACAAAACATGAAAATCATAGAAGCTGCACTTGAAAGCTCAAAAAAAGGGAAAATAATCGAACTGAAATAA